A region from the Streptomyces lydicus genome encodes:
- a CDS encoding beta-ketoacyl-[acyl-carrier-protein] synthase family protein, producing MTVPVAVTGVGAVTPLGVGADVLFSRLIAGETGTADGDGRCHAFDAGAFLGRRERHRNARFAQLALVAADEAVHQAGWADSLPYAAEDILCVMGTGLGGAPEHAGAEASPLTVPLMMPNSAAASLGMRYGIRGESFAMSGACAAGAQAVGFALRSIRRGEAAAAVVGGAEAASVPLVRESFAQAGALSPSGRCLPFDEDRDGFVMGEGAGVLVLESAEGARARGAPVLGLVLGYGATTDAHHLTAPPPDGLPAAQCVRRALTDADVLPGDLCYINAHGTGTRLNDEAEIRSLGRALGDALPTVPLSSTKAATGHLFGAGGAVEAIVTLAVLRRGIAPATAGLRRPDPVLGPVDHVLTPRVVEPRSRGAVGLSDSFGFGGHNAALVLGAP from the coding sequence TTGACCGTTCCCGTCGCGGTCACCGGCGTCGGCGCGGTCACTCCGCTCGGCGTCGGGGCCGATGTCCTCTTCTCCCGGCTGATCGCCGGGGAGACCGGTACGGCCGACGGCGACGGCAGGTGCCACGCGTTCGACGCCGGCGCCTTCCTCGGCCGGCGGGAGCGGCACCGCAATGCGCGCTTCGCGCAACTGGCCCTCGTCGCGGCTGACGAGGCGGTGCACCAGGCGGGGTGGGCGGACTCGTTGCCCTATGCCGCCGAGGACATCCTGTGCGTCATGGGCACCGGTCTCGGCGGCGCGCCGGAACACGCCGGCGCCGAGGCGTCGCCGCTCACCGTGCCGCTGATGATGCCCAACAGCGCCGCGGCGAGCCTCGGCATGCGCTACGGCATCCGCGGTGAGTCCTTCGCCATGTCCGGGGCCTGCGCCGCAGGTGCGCAGGCCGTCGGCTTCGCCCTGCGCAGCATCCGGCGCGGTGAGGCCGCGGCCGCCGTCGTCGGCGGCGCCGAGGCGGCGTCCGTGCCGCTCGTCCGGGAATCGTTCGCGCAGGCGGGTGCGCTGTCCCCGAGCGGGAGGTGTCTGCCGTTCGACGAGGACCGGGACGGCTTCGTCATGGGCGAGGGGGCGGGGGTGCTCGTCCTGGAGAGCGCCGAAGGCGCGCGAGCGCGCGGTGCCCCGGTCCTCGGACTGGTGCTGGGCTACGGCGCGACCACCGACGCGCACCACCTCACCGCGCCGCCGCCGGACGGCCTCCCCGCGGCGCAGTGCGTCCGACGGGCCCTCACCGACGCGGACGTCCTCCCCGGGGACCTCTGCTACATCAACGCTCACGGCACGGGGACACGCCTGAACGACGAAGCGGAGATCCGCTCGCTCGGCCGTGCCCTGGGGGACGCCCTGCCCACCGTTCCCCTCTCCTCGACCAAGGCGGCGACCGGACATCTCTTCGGGGCGGGTGGTGCGGTGGAGGCCATCGTCACCCTGGCCGTGCTGCGGCGGGGAATCGCTCCGGCGACGGCCGGCCTGCGGCGGCCGGATCCCGTGCTCGGCCCGGTCGACCACGTCCTCACGCCCCGGGTGGTGGAGCCGCGTTCCCGGGGCGCGGTCGGGCTCTCCGACTCGTTCGGCTTCGGCGGTCACAACGCCGCCCTGGTGTTGGGAGCACCGTGA
- a CDS encoding SDR family oxidoreductase — protein MNSFDLRGRRYLVTGVTNDESIAWHVAAALQRHGAEIVLSSFGRAARIARKAAALLPSPPDVIDLDVTDEAGVAAVAGELARRWDALDGVLHGIAHAPADAVGGGFLDTSAASATQGFQVSAYSLQRLVSSLAPLLSASEHGGSVVGLTVDSARTLPGYDWMGVFKASLDAVARYLAMYLGPQGIRVNLVASGPLETLSAQGVGSFDALAEYYERWAPLGWDRTDHEQVVGAVLFLLSDLATRTTGQVLHADGGVHAIAGGIGEAPR, from the coding sequence GTGAACAGTTTTGATCTCCGCGGCCGCCGCTATCTGGTCACCGGTGTGACCAATGACGAGTCCATCGCCTGGCACGTCGCGGCGGCGCTGCAGCGCCACGGCGCCGAGATCGTGCTGAGTTCCTTCGGACGTGCCGCCCGGATCGCCCGTAAGGCGGCGGCGCTGCTGCCGAGCCCGCCGGACGTCATCGACCTGGATGTCACCGATGAAGCGGGCGTGGCCGCCGTCGCCGGTGAACTCGCCCGCCGCTGGGACGCGCTCGACGGAGTGCTGCACGGCATCGCCCATGCGCCCGCGGACGCGGTGGGCGGTGGCTTCCTCGATACGTCGGCGGCGAGCGCCACACAGGGCTTCCAGGTCTCCGCGTATTCGTTGCAACGGCTGGTTTCCTCGCTGGCGCCGCTGCTGTCCGCGAGCGAACACGGCGGCAGCGTGGTGGGACTCACCGTCGACAGCGCGCGCACCCTGCCCGGTTACGACTGGATGGGGGTGTTCAAGGCGTCACTGGACGCCGTGGCCCGCTACCTGGCCATGTACTTGGGGCCACAGGGCATCCGCGTGAACCTGGTCGCCTCCGGTCCGCTGGAGACCCTTTCGGCGCAGGGGGTCGGCTCGTTCGACGCGCTGGCCGAGTACTACGAGCGGTGGGCTCCACTCGGGTGGGACCGGACCGATCACGAGCAAGTGGTGGGGGCCGTGTTGTTCCTGCTGTCCGATCTGGCGACGCGTACCACCGGCCAGGTGTTGCACGCCGACGGTGGGGTGCACGCCATCGCCGGCGGGATCGGAGAAGCCCCGCGTTGA
- a CDS encoding branched-chain amino acid aminotransferase, whose product MGRDFPLFRTTSPVPAAERAAILSEPGFGRHFTDHMATAVWTPADGWHEHKIAPLEPFSLHPSAAVLHYAQEIFEGLKAYRHADGSVWLFRPEENARRFIRSAKRIALPELPEEDFLAGVEGLIRADEQWVPASDGEESLYVRPFMFATEAFIGVRPAEQVMYSVIASPAGSYFPSGVSGVSLWVSSQYTRAAKGGTGTAKCGGNYAASLAAQIEAREHGCDQVMYLDETGGEGNLEESGTMNLCLVTSSGELVTPPLGTILEGVTRDTILALADDFGLTPVERSVSLDELRAGAADGSITEVFAAGTAAVVTPIVGFKGDDFDFLIGSGAPGKQTIALRNHVLDIQYGRAEDKHGWMRRVI is encoded by the coding sequence ATGGGCCGCGATTTCCCCTTGTTCCGCACAACGAGTCCTGTGCCGGCTGCGGAACGTGCGGCGATCCTGTCCGAACCAGGCTTCGGGCGGCACTTCACCGATCACATGGCCACGGCGGTGTGGACCCCGGCGGACGGCTGGCACGAGCACAAGATCGCGCCACTGGAGCCCTTCTCCCTGCACCCCAGCGCAGCGGTGCTGCACTACGCCCAGGAGATCTTCGAGGGGCTGAAGGCCTACCGTCACGCCGACGGCAGTGTCTGGCTGTTCCGTCCCGAGGAGAACGCACGGCGGTTCATCCGCTCGGCCAAACGGATTGCGCTTCCCGAGCTGCCGGAGGAGGACTTCCTCGCCGGCGTGGAGGGGCTGATCCGCGCCGACGAACAGTGGGTTCCGGCCTCCGATGGTGAAGAGAGCCTCTACGTACGGCCGTTCATGTTCGCGACGGAGGCATTCATCGGCGTCCGGCCGGCGGAGCAGGTGATGTACTCGGTGATCGCGAGCCCCGCCGGGTCTTACTTCCCCTCCGGCGTCAGTGGCGTCTCCCTGTGGGTGAGCAGCCAGTACACGCGCGCGGCGAAAGGCGGCACCGGCACGGCCAAATGCGGCGGCAACTACGCCGCCAGCCTCGCCGCGCAGATCGAGGCACGAGAGCACGGCTGTGACCAGGTCATGTACCTGGACGAGACCGGCGGCGAGGGCAATCTCGAAGAGTCCGGCACCATGAACCTGTGCCTGGTCACCTCGAGCGGTGAACTGGTGACCCCGCCCCTCGGCACGATCCTCGAAGGCGTGACCCGGGACACCATCCTCGCCCTCGCCGACGACTTCGGCCTGACCCCGGTGGAGCGCTCCGTCTCGCTCGACGAACTGCGGGCCGGCGCCGCGGACGGTTCGATCACCGAGGTGTTCGCCGCCGGAACGGCGGCCGTGGTCACGCCGATCGTGGGCTTCAAGGGTGACGACTTCGACTTCCTCATCGGAAGCGGGGCACCCGGCAAGCAGACGATCGCACTCCGCAACCACGTATTGGACATCCAGTACGGCCGCGCCGAGGACAAGCACGGCTGGATGAGGCGCGTCATCTGA
- a CDS encoding alpha/beta hydrolase — protein MFTSRAPSPGLTEWQGEGTVRAVALLLPGGFVRSRRGPLKIAELGLQDLMAELTERGRSGGIAVHLLHYRYRGWNGAAADTAVDTRWALDEITRRYGDVPVVLIGNSLGGRAAFRTAGHPAVVGVAGIAPWLPGGDPVEHLAGRRVLIIHGERDRSAASAARSLEYARRAREVVPDLARYEVPRGSHYLIKRADDVRALTAAFVLALLGAGPSPTASGGLRTPLPSRAGNPSGSGSPVEDPTDL, from the coding sequence ATGTTTACCTCGCGCGCACCCAGTCCAGGACTGACGGAGTGGCAAGGGGAGGGCACGGTCAGGGCGGTGGCCCTGCTGCTGCCCGGTGGGTTCGTCCGCAGCCGGCGAGGGCCGCTGAAGATCGCTGAGCTGGGGCTGCAGGACCTGATGGCCGAACTCACGGAGCGCGGACGCTCCGGCGGCATCGCCGTGCACCTGCTCCACTACCGCTATCGGGGCTGGAACGGTGCTGCCGCGGACACGGCCGTCGACACCCGCTGGGCGCTGGACGAGATCACCCGTCGGTACGGCGACGTCCCCGTCGTGCTGATCGGCAACTCACTCGGCGGTCGCGCCGCCTTCCGGACCGCCGGCCACCCCGCCGTGGTGGGTGTGGCCGGTATCGCCCCCTGGCTTCCGGGCGGCGACCCGGTGGAGCATCTGGCGGGCCGTCGGGTACTGATCATCCACGGTGAACGGGACCGCAGTGCGGCGAGCGCCGCCCGCTCCCTGGAGTACGCCCGGCGGGCCCGCGAAGTGGTGCCGGACCTGGCCCGGTACGAGGTGCCCCGCGGCAGTCACTACCTGATCAAACGCGCCGATGACGTCCGCGCCCTCACCGCCGCTTTCGTGCTTGCCCTTCTCGGCGCGGGACCGTCGCCCACCGCCTCCGGCGGCCTGCGTACGCCGCTGCCGTCCCGGGCCGGGAACCCTTCCGGGAGCGGATCACCTGTCGAGGACCCGACAGACCTGTAG
- a CDS encoding alpha/beta fold hydrolase, whose amino-acid sequence MAELVTTATDGTHLTALDNGSGPTLFLVHGGSGDASSWDGVIPSLVNDFRVVRMTRRIYAPGAGTPQAHSMAVEAADVLAIAGLLDRPVFLVGHSSGAVAALEAALRAPGMFAGLFLYEPPMPTRSLVGAEAARHARKALAAGDPGEAMRIHLRDIVQLPAELVETLVADPKGVAVFASKAAGQVADVDALDALGVGVDRFRRLDVPTTLVEGEMSPAHLRERLADLAVTLPQAQVRTLTGQGHAAQLTAPEVLADAIREAAERVLG is encoded by the coding sequence ATGGCTGAACTCGTCACCACAGCAACCGATGGCACGCACCTCACCGCTCTCGACAACGGCAGCGGGCCGACGCTGTTCCTCGTGCACGGGGGCAGTGGGGACGCCTCGTCCTGGGACGGCGTCATACCGTCGCTGGTCAACGACTTCCGGGTGGTCAGGATGACCCGGCGCATCTATGCCCCGGGGGCGGGCACCCCACAGGCCCACTCCATGGCTGTCGAGGCGGCGGATGTGCTGGCGATCGCCGGGCTCCTCGACCGGCCTGTGTTCCTGGTCGGGCACTCCTCGGGTGCGGTGGCCGCGTTGGAAGCGGCCTTGAGGGCGCCCGGGATGTTCGCGGGCTTGTTCCTCTACGAGCCGCCGATGCCCACCAGGTCGCTGGTCGGAGCGGAGGCCGCCCGGCATGCCCGGAAGGCCCTCGCCGCAGGGGACCCGGGTGAGGCGATGCGGATCCACCTGCGGGACATCGTCCAACTTCCCGCGGAGCTGGTCGAAACCCTGGTCGCGGACCCGAAGGGGGTGGCTGTCTTCGCTTCGAAGGCGGCGGGGCAGGTAGCCGATGTCGATGCGCTCGATGCGCTCGGGGTCGGCGTCGACCGCTTCAGGCGGCTCGACGTGCCGACCACCCTGGTCGAGGGCGAGATGAGCCCGGCCCACCTGCGGGAGCGACTGGCCGACTTGGCGGTCACCCTGCCCCAGGCCCAGGTCCGTACCCTCACGGGCCAGGGACATGCTGCTCAACTCACAGCCCCTGAGGTACTGGCGGACGCGATCCGGGAGGCGGCCGAGCGAGTGCTCGGCTGA
- a CDS encoding DUF4328 domain-containing protein, whose amino-acid sequence MNDQPALRSLRPVGGAARCAVAALVLAGAAWAAVALCQLRLALSGMPASGLPDQGGGRHRTLTSLENAFHVVSALASATTVLCAFTFLAWLWRVRDNARVLFGQPPRYAGPWVYAGWIVPVANLWVPRGIIVDIHRASAPGQRLPGAVNWWWGLWLAGMLSGTSLMYTGSADDVIAHAYQDVRPLLAADAAVIGAAVSGIFVVRALTAAQRQRTGSGPRFETGGTAAGWATRHPELRG is encoded by the coding sequence GTGAATGATCAGCCAGCGCTGCGCTCCCTGCGCCCGGTCGGCGGAGCCGCCCGCTGTGCCGTCGCCGCCCTTGTCCTCGCCGGTGCCGCCTGGGCGGCCGTCGCGCTGTGTCAGCTCCGGCTCGCCCTGTCCGGGATGCCTGCTTCCGGGCTCCCGGACCAGGGCGGCGGCCGGCATCGCACGCTGACCTCCCTGGAGAACGCCTTCCACGTCGTCAGCGCCCTGGCGAGCGCGACCACGGTGCTCTGCGCGTTCACCTTTCTGGCCTGGCTGTGGCGCGTCCGGGACAACGCCCGCGTCCTCTTTGGACAGCCGCCGCGCTACGCCGGGCCGTGGGTCTACGCGGGCTGGATCGTGCCCGTGGCGAACCTGTGGGTGCCGCGCGGCATCATCGTCGACATCCACCGTGCGAGCGCGCCGGGGCAGCGGCTGCCGGGCGCTGTGAACTGGTGGTGGGGCCTGTGGCTCGCCGGGATGCTGAGCGGTACGAGCCTGATGTACACGGGTTCCGCGGATGATGTCATCGCCCACGCCTACCAGGACGTACGGCCGCTCCTGGCCGCGGACGCGGCCGTCATCGGCGCGGCGGTGTCCGGCATCTTCGTCGTCCGCGCCCTCACCGCGGCGCAGCGGCAACGCACGGGCAGTGGCCCGCGGTTCGAGACCGGCGGCACGGCGGCGGGCTGGGCCACCCGACACCCGGAACTCCGCGGGTAG
- a CDS encoding ABC transporter transmembrane domain-containing protein yields MTDPGSGRAVPGTHSAGRYLWWLVVSQRGRVAAGASYGSLWMVGLMLPPYVLSRAIDDGLVPGRMPVLLGWVAVLLGVGAVNAWMAVMRHRTMTRIRMDATFRTVRAVMAQTVRLGAALPHKVTAGEVVTIGIGDVAVISQTLTMTGPGVGGVLAYAVVAVLLLAVSPLLAAVVLLGVPVLAVLVGPLLGRLQGTQTRYRERQSGLAARLTDLVGGLRVLGGLGGKAVFADHYRHASRALRGEGYRVGAVTSWVQALGLGLPTLFLAAVTWPAARMAAQGTLTAGELVAVYGYAAALVVPVSFFIEGGYDLTRGLVAARRVVRFLALEPDGARRVEEAGAARGVPGQGDPGQGDPGDDVPHGIPWQGVPGRDDAPGQGVPGMASVLRDPVSGVEVVPGLLTALAAARPAESAAVVDRLGGFADSAATWGAVRLDEIAARQLRDRILVADNEADLFAGTLREVVGGRRDRDREEIDRAVRTALAEDIVRGLPDGLDAAVEAQGRNLSGGQRQRLRLVRALLADPEVLLAVEPTSAVDAHTEAGIATRLHAARAGRTTVVTSTSPLLLDRADRVYFLVDGRVAAVGSHRELLGGQPGYRRLVSRGEDEEGNGAGPAAADEVPVTEEGAR; encoded by the coding sequence ATGACGGATCCGGGGAGCGGCCGGGCAGTTCCCGGCACGCACAGTGCCGGGCGGTATCTGTGGTGGCTGGTGGTGAGCCAGCGGGGACGGGTGGCGGCAGGCGCCTCGTACGGGAGTCTGTGGATGGTGGGGCTGATGCTGCCGCCGTATGTGCTGTCGCGGGCCATCGACGACGGGCTGGTCCCGGGCCGGATGCCGGTGCTGCTGGGCTGGGTGGCGGTGCTGCTCGGGGTCGGGGCGGTGAACGCCTGGATGGCGGTGATGCGGCATCGCACGATGACCCGCATCCGTATGGACGCCACCTTCCGTACCGTGCGTGCCGTCATGGCGCAGACGGTGCGACTGGGGGCGGCGCTGCCCCACAAGGTGACGGCCGGGGAGGTCGTCACGATCGGGATCGGCGATGTCGCGGTGATCAGCCAGACGCTGACGATGACCGGGCCCGGCGTCGGCGGAGTGCTGGCGTACGCGGTCGTCGCCGTCCTGCTGCTGGCCGTCTCACCACTGCTGGCCGCGGTGGTACTGCTGGGTGTGCCGGTGCTCGCGGTGCTGGTCGGGCCGCTGCTGGGGCGGTTGCAGGGAACGCAGACGCGCTACCGCGAGCGGCAGAGCGGGCTGGCGGCGCGGCTGACGGATCTGGTCGGCGGCCTGCGGGTGCTGGGCGGCCTCGGCGGAAAAGCGGTGTTCGCCGACCACTACCGGCACGCCTCACGGGCGCTGCGCGGCGAGGGCTACCGGGTGGGTGCGGTGACCAGCTGGGTACAGGCGCTCGGGCTCGGGCTGCCCACCCTGTTCCTGGCCGCGGTGACCTGGCCGGCGGCGCGGATGGCCGCCCAAGGCACCCTCACGGCAGGCGAGTTGGTCGCGGTCTACGGCTATGCGGCGGCGCTGGTGGTACCGGTGTCGTTCTTCATCGAGGGGGGCTACGACCTCACCCGGGGGCTGGTCGCCGCCCGGCGGGTCGTACGGTTCCTGGCGCTGGAGCCGGACGGCGCAAGGCGGGTGGAGGAGGCGGGCGCGGCACGGGGCGTTCCCGGGCAGGGCGATCCCGGGCAGGGCGATCCCGGAGACGACGTTCCACACGGCATTCCCTGGCAGGGCGTTCCCGGACGGGACGACGCTCCCGGGCAGGGCGTTCCCGGCATGGCGTCCGTGCTGCGTGATCCGGTGTCGGGCGTCGAGGTGGTGCCCGGGCTGCTGACCGCGCTGGCAGCCGCCCGGCCTGCCGAGTCGGCGGCGGTGGTCGACCGTCTGGGCGGGTTCGCGGATTCGGCCGCCACCTGGGGCGCGGTGCGCCTCGACGAGATCGCGGCACGGCAGCTTCGCGACCGGATCCTGGTGGCGGACAACGAGGCGGATCTGTTCGCCGGGACGCTGCGCGAGGTGGTCGGCGGGCGCCGGGACCGGGACCGGGAGGAGATCGACCGTGCCGTCCGTACGGCCCTGGCCGAGGACATCGTCCGCGGTCTGCCCGACGGGCTCGACGCAGCGGTCGAGGCGCAGGGCCGCAATCTCTCCGGCGGGCAGCGGCAGCGGCTGCGCCTGGTGCGGGCGCTGCTGGCCGATCCCGAGGTGCTGCTCGCCGTCGAGCCGACCTCGGCGGTCGACGCGCACACCGAGGCGGGTATCGCGACCCGGCTGCACGCCGCCCGTGCGGGCCGTACGACGGTGGTCACCAGTACCTCGCCCCTGCTGCTCGACCGGGCCGACCGGGTGTACTTCCTGGTGGACGGAAGGGTCGCGGCCGTCGGCAGCCACCGTGAACTCCTCGGCGGGCAGCCCGGATACC